From one Pagrus major chromosome 21, Pma_NU_1.0 genomic stretch:
- the gpbp1l1 gene encoding vasculin-like protein 1 — protein sequence MAQHDFVPAWLNFSTPQPAKSPAANLEKQGEPHLHRDGRTAVSRRRHNSSDGFFNNGSLRAPSGDGWQQPSLLLRHDSVDSGVAKGGHGGLAGGSCWKETPSWHGAPRGAQDGHHHQGRHPKRVGGDRDRQVGHRQRNGNFHPRKGASYQDKFPNEERKDGKDDKLKFVEEDFPSLNPETTGKPGTTMRAVAPHAGVWENPPSGKQMVSKMLVIKKVSKEDPSTAFSAGFATAGALPTNGSKAPIAGSSVYKNLVPKPAVAPTKSTQWKSGGREITKSGLHMPGRDSVFTSPVSAAKPSTPVSAPQHNTQKEHPSSTTPPIDIAPSRLKLMRRGPDRKSEFLRALKDEGTGELTTSSSPGTSGEGESSTPEPKAYSEEVCHENGLSYSLSDSDTEHLSSSLEAEHRLLKAMGWQEYPENDDNFLPLTEDELREFQTKTEQLKRNGMQRNGALPRARGVTLHFTPWRSVAEANVEEGSESETSSSSQTSDDDDCIKS from the exons TCCCCTGCTGCCAACCTTGAGAAACAAGGTGAGCCCCACCTCCACAGAGACGGCAGAACTGCTGTGAGCCGCCGCCGCCACAACTCCTCTGATGGCTTTTTCAACAACGGCTCCCTGCGCGCCCCATCAG GTGACGGATGGCAGCAGCCCTCTCTGCTTCTGAGGCATGACTCGGTGGACTCGGGGGTGGCCAAAGGAGGGCATGGTGGGCTGGCGGGGGGCTCGTGTTGGAAGGAAACACCCAGCTGGCATGGAGCTCCGCGGGGTGCCCAGGACGGCCACCACCACCAGGGACGCCACCCCAAACGGGTAGGAGGCGACAGGGACAGGCAGGTGGGGCACCGGCAGCGCAATGGCAACTTTCATCCCCGCAAGGGCGCCTCGTACCAGGACAAGTTCCCCAACGAGGAACGCAAAGACGGCAAGGACGACAAGCTGAAGTTCGTGGAAGAGGACTTT cctTCCCTCAACCCTGAAACAACTGGAAAGCCTGGGACTACGATGCGAGCAGTGGCTCCCCATGCTGGAGTGTGGG AAAACCCCCCTAGTGGCAAACAGATGGTGTCCAAAATGCTGGTCATCAAGAAGGTTTCCAAGGAGGACCCCAGCACAGCCTTCTCCGCGGGGTTTGCCACTGCTGGCGCCTTGCCCACCAACGGCAGCAAAGCTCCCATCGCAGGCTCCAGCGTCTACAAGAACCTGGTCCCAAAGCCTGCTGTGGCCCCCACCAAA AGCACCCAGTGGAAATCCGGTGGCAGAGAGATCACTAAGTCTGGCCTTCACATGCCAGGCCGAGATTCAGTCTTCACCAGCCCCGTCTCTGCAGCCAAACCCAGCACCCCAGTCAGTGCACCACAGCACAACACCCAGAAAGAG CACCCATCGAGCACGACTCCTCCCATAGACATCGCCCCATCGAGGCTGAAGCTGATGCGCCGCGGTCCGGACCGTAAGAGCGAGTTCCTGCGAGCTCTGAAGGACGAGGGCACCGGAGAGTTGACGACAAGCAGCAGCCCTGGAACATCTGGAGAG GGTGAAAGCAGCACCCCAGAGCCGAAAGCCTACAGCGAGGAAGTCTGCCACGAGAATGGTCTGTCCTACTCTCTCAGTGACTCAGACACCGAACACCTGTCCAGCTCCCTGGAGGCAGAGCACCG GTTGCTGAAGGCCATGGGCTGGCAGGAGTATCCAGAGAACGATGACAACTTCCTGCCTCTGACAGAGGATGAGCTGAGAGAGTTCCAGACTAAAACTGAACAG CTGAAGAGGAACGGCATGCAGAGGAACGGGGCTCTCCCAAGGGCGCGGGGTGTGACCCTCCACTTCACCCCCTGGAGGAGTGTGGCGGAGGCGAACGTCGAGGAGGGTTCCGAGTCCGAAACCAGTAGCAGCAGCCAGACCTCTGATGACGACGACTGCATCAAATCCTAA
- the LOC141016767 gene encoding nuclear autoantigenic sperm protein-like produces MEEANKLIGTGKKHLVMGKVVEAVNVLQEACGMLAKKYGDTADECGEAFYWCGKALLDLARMENSVLGNALEGVPEEDEEKPKDSNVESTENIDEKTRDELRVQVYDAMAEKKNEDSEKTKNEEGDKGEDKEKSGDVEKDEAGDEQQSTTKKETDEEKKSEVNGSKTESKDKEAEKESGDKEEEAEDGEEEEDDDEEMEGDAEEQGEGEDAAEKDSEDEEVGNLQLAWEMLEVAKVIYKRNESKEEQLMAAQTHLKLGEVSAESGNYTQALEDFQECLKLQVKHLDPDSRLLAETHYQLGLTYSLNLQYSQAIEELKSSISVIKSRLDNLQKLLDKAEGPESLPEERKEMEELKALLPEINEKVEDATEGLKTASTDAMKGVLDGGSTSSAFPGSTEQNGVSSSSSKINGTSTNGVSSTNGHASTAAVSDISHLVRKKRKPEESPVKEGVVKKMKQVAGQTNGAQETQTNGDTNGQA; encoded by the exons ATGGAGGAGGCCAACAAGCTAATCGGCACGGGCAAGAAGCACCTGGTGATGGGGAAGGTGGTGGAGGCGGTGAACGTCCTGCAGGAGGCCTGCGGCATGCT AGCTAAGAAGTATGGGGACACAGCAGACGAGTGTGGAGAGGCTTTCTACTGGTGTGGTAAAGCTCTGCTGGATTTGGCACG GATGGAGAACTCGGTGCTGGGTAATGCTCTGGAAGGAGTGCcggaggaggatgaagaaaaaCCCAAGGACTCCAACGTTGAGAGCACAGAAAACATTGATG AGAAGACCAGAGATGAGCTGAGGGTTCAGGTGTATGACGCCATGGcggagaagaaaaatgaagactCAGAGAAGACAAAAAATGAAGAAGGGGACAAGGGCGAAGATAAAGAGAAGAGCGGCGATGTAGAAAAGGACGAGGCTGGTGATGAGCAACAGAGCAcgacaaagaaagagacagatgaggaaaaaaagagtgagGTTAATGGAAGCAAGACTGAAAGTAAAGACAAAGAGGCTGAGAAAGAATCTGGAGAcaaggaagaggaggcagaag acggtgaggaggaggaagatgatgatgaagaaatggAGGGCGATGCAGAGGAGCAAGGTGAAGGAGAGGACGCAGCTGAGAAG gacagtgaggatgaggaggtgggGAACCTGCAGCTGGCCTGGGAGATGTTGGAAGTAGCTAAAGTCATCTACAAAAG gaaTGAGTCTAAGGAGGAGCAACTCATGGCTGCCCAGACTCACCTGAAACTGGGTGAAGTTTCTGCTGAATCAG GAAATTACACTCAAGCGTTGGAGGATTTCCAGGAGTGTCTGAAGCTGCAGGTGAAGCACCTGGACCCGGACAGCCGCCTACTGGCTGAGACTCACTACCAGCTGGGTCTGACCTACAGCTTGAATCTCCAGTACAGCCAGGCCATCGAGGAGCTGAAGAGCTCCATCTCTGTGATAAAGAGCAGGCTGG ACAACCTGCAGAAGCTGCTGGACAAGGCGGAGGGCCCGGAGTCTCTACctgaggagagaaaggagatggaggagctgaaggctcTGCTGCCAGAGATCAATGAGAAGGTGGAGGACGCCACAGAGGGTCTGAAAACAGCAAGCACCGATGCTATGAAGGGTGTACTG gatGGAGGCTCCACGTCCTCTGCATTCCCTGGGTCCACTGAACAGAATGGCGTCTCTTCATCCAGTTCAAAG ATTAACGGAACATCAACCAACGGAGTCAGTTCTACTAACGGACACGCCTCCACAGCTGCAGTCTCTGACATCTCCCACCTGGTCAGGAAGAAG AGGAAACCAGAGGAGAGTCCAGTGAAGGAGGGCGTGGTCAAGAAGATGAAGCAGGTTGCCGGTCAGACTAATGGAGCGCAGGAGACTCAGACTAACGGAGACACTAACGGACAAGCTTAA
- the prdx1 gene encoding peroxiredoxin-1, whose translation MAAGNAQIGKLAPDFTAKAVMPDGQFKDLKMSDYRGKYVVFFFYPLDFTFVCPTEIIAFSDAADDFRKIGCEVIAASVDSHFSHFAWINTPRKQGGLGTMKIPLVSDTRRTISTDYGVLKEDDGIAYRGLFIIDDKGILRQITINDLPVGRSVEETLRLVQAFQFTDKHGEVCPAGWKPGSDTIKPDVQKSKDFFSKQ comes from the exons ATGGCTGCAGGCAACGCACAAATTGGAAAGCTGGCTCCAGACTTCACAGCCAAAGCAGTGATGCCAGACGGACAGTTTAAGGACCTGAAGATGTCAGACTACAGAG GGAAATATGTCGTTTTTTTCTTCTATCCCCTGGACTTCACCTTTGTGTGTCCGACCGAGATCATCGCTTTCAGTGACGCTGCCGACGATTTCAGGAAGATCGGCTGTGAGGTCATCGCTGCCTCTGTTGACTCACACTTCTCCCATTTCGCATG GATCAACACACCACGTAAGCAGGGCGGTTTGGGTACCATGAAGATTCCCCTGGTGTCCGACACAAGACGTACCATCTCCACAGATTATGGTGTCCTAAAAGAGGATGACGGCATCGCTTACAG GGGTCTGTTCATCATCGATGACAAGGGCATCCTGAGACAGATCACCATCAACGACCTCCCAGTTGGACGCTCTGTTGAGGAGACCCTGCGTCTGGTCCAAGCCTTTCAGTTCACTGACAAGCACGGAGAAG TGTGCCCAGCTGGCTGGAAACCAGGAAGTGACACCATCAAGCCCGACGTCCAGAAGAGCAAAGACTTCTTCTCCAAGCAATAA